One genomic segment of Streptomyces liangshanensis includes these proteins:
- a CDS encoding YbaB/EbfC family nucleoid-associated protein has protein sequence MNEPIDQRVARAMAELEAVQAAVGRAESELRQASATVRSRDRAVEVTVGPQGELAALKFLDGKYLTMNAAQLAASVLEATEQGRAEMAHRVMETFAPLTRPSGQVPEFTGIDVDWERIFGSAFDGGPGNGASRPGSDRLRDEIHEDPDDRRTRGRGTP, from the coding sequence GTGAACGAGCCCATCGACCAGCGGGTGGCGCGGGCCATGGCCGAACTCGAAGCCGTACAGGCGGCCGTCGGGCGGGCCGAGAGCGAGCTGCGCCAGGCGTCGGCCACCGTACGGTCCCGGGACCGCGCCGTCGAGGTCACGGTCGGCCCCCAGGGGGAGCTGGCCGCGCTGAAGTTCCTCGACGGCAAGTACCTGACCATGAACGCAGCCCAGTTGGCGGCCTCGGTCCTCGAGGCCACCGAGCAGGGCCGGGCCGAGATGGCCCATCGGGTGATGGAGACGTTCGCGCCCCTGACCCGGCCCAGCGGGCAGGTACCGGAGTTCACCGGGATCGACGTCGACTGGGAGCGGATCTTCGGCTCGGCGTTCGACGGCGGACCCGGCAACGGCGCCTCCCGCCCGGGGAGCGACCGGCTGCGCGACGAGATCCACGAGGACCCGGACGACCGCCGCACGCGGGGGAGAGGCACGCCGTGA
- a CDS encoding AAWKG family protein (Members of this family are unrelated to eukaryotic Tcp10, although some members contain a repetitive region similar to a C-terminal repeat region of Tcp10.), producing MAKDEVTGVNDSWQHAVELFTGYKAPTRDTLFQSLIGNDGIPLMKVEITKQNSVTYVDVDDLNWMSENAGWRIENTDFVIPFYATSSDNAATGSQVSMYKARFTLLGDKSSGGPPAGGVVEGGEFKSQYDNHLGLSGAKATWSTEALTQYSYGTGRALEALLYEENGTHGFGWNTLSVPNDQAVTLSSFDVAADAFDRAAQFFVDRKAAVDDWLGRVGREENEAWAGQAAGVFWNLIHTLGKQYDGYAKDMRPAGTVGSVQGNEIRQAKTDFRNAVVELHRRWMDWELYMGNPLRWLHDLLIRITDHVWERNIKQITYKVNSSGSGAATSWHTTYHTTAAFDQNAFELGQGHSFGQLDTLATWKAVGERAIANWEASVVDNLVTPANEALRKIHNSWSTSGFDLGTVKTRSTEDLSTSYADDKADQEKQEQKDFIQWQKDQAAAAAAAAAAAKAEAEAKEKAAKEELATKEAEAKAEQERKEKEAKEEQARRDREAKEEQARRDQEQDKKEKEQEAKQEEKEKEQEAKQAEQERKQEEKEKEQEAKQAEQERKQEEKQAEQEKKQEEAQARQEQMQLLQMNQAKAEQEKAKKEQEAKEKEQEAKQAELQAKQEAKQEAKEKEQKAEQEQLRNEQEQKQAEQEKKQEEAQAEQEAKQEAKEKEQEQKQAEQEKKQDQLRSEQEAKQAEQEAKQEAKQAELEAEQDARQKEQDEERKQAEAEYRRASQGMLNGGDPSTRPPGSLFPSDLSPSAINGPVYQGDGLLNPDAGTSHLDPRGRIVTDFPDGSRTTIDPDTHTATLTRPDGTSVTGPLNSGDTLPNPDGSVSHLDDQGRLVREFPDGSTTTVDPRTGISTTTHPDGTTSSGYLNDPGGSGAGPGPYGSSSQGTPQYGSHTYEEELYDDLPYESPHDTALAGAAGDLAGAPMNGTPLNTGSLPGGSGGAGAGGMPMGGMPMGGMGGAGGGGQQGQSTSERVRNVIDGGQVVSNRGARTATSGAAGRLYDDREITVPRNGPTTGGTPFPMGGGGSGQGQTQTQSGDRARDAWVQEEEDVWGTDEGGAPAVIGR from the coding sequence ATGGCGAAGGACGAGGTCACCGGCGTCAACGACTCGTGGCAGCACGCGGTCGAACTCTTCACCGGCTACAAGGCGCCCACACGGGACACGCTGTTCCAGAGCCTGATCGGGAACGACGGCATACCCCTGATGAAGGTGGAGATCACCAAGCAGAACAGCGTGACCTATGTCGACGTGGACGACCTCAACTGGATGTCCGAGAACGCCGGCTGGCGGATCGAGAACACCGACTTCGTGATCCCGTTCTACGCGACCAGCAGCGACAACGCCGCCACGGGCTCTCAGGTCTCCATGTACAAGGCGCGTTTCACACTGCTCGGCGACAAGAGCAGCGGCGGGCCGCCGGCCGGCGGCGTCGTGGAGGGCGGCGAGTTCAAGAGTCAGTACGACAACCACCTGGGACTGTCGGGCGCCAAGGCCACCTGGAGCACCGAGGCGCTCACGCAGTACAGCTACGGCACCGGCAGGGCCCTGGAGGCGCTGCTGTACGAGGAGAACGGCACCCACGGGTTCGGCTGGAACACCCTGAGCGTGCCGAACGACCAGGCCGTCACCCTGTCGTCGTTCGACGTGGCCGCCGACGCGTTCGACCGCGCGGCCCAGTTCTTCGTGGACCGCAAGGCCGCCGTGGACGACTGGCTCGGCCGGGTGGGCCGCGAGGAGAACGAGGCGTGGGCCGGACAGGCGGCCGGCGTCTTCTGGAACCTGATCCACACGCTCGGCAAGCAGTACGACGGCTACGCGAAGGACATGCGGCCGGCCGGGACCGTCGGGTCCGTCCAGGGCAACGAGATCCGCCAGGCGAAGACGGACTTCCGTAACGCCGTCGTGGAACTGCACCGCCGGTGGATGGACTGGGAGCTCTACATGGGCAACCCGCTCCGCTGGCTCCACGACCTGCTGATCCGTATCACCGACCACGTGTGGGAACGCAACATCAAGCAGATCACCTACAAGGTGAACAGCAGCGGCAGCGGCGCCGCGACCTCCTGGCACACCACGTACCACACCACGGCGGCCTTCGACCAGAACGCTTTCGAGCTGGGCCAGGGGCACAGCTTCGGGCAATTGGACACCCTCGCCACCTGGAAGGCGGTGGGGGAGCGGGCGATCGCGAACTGGGAGGCCTCGGTCGTCGACAACCTGGTCACCCCGGCCAACGAGGCGCTGCGGAAGATCCACAACAGTTGGAGCACCTCCGGCTTCGACCTGGGGACGGTCAAGACCAGGAGTACGGAGGATCTGTCGACCTCCTACGCCGACGACAAGGCCGACCAGGAGAAGCAGGAGCAGAAGGACTTCATCCAGTGGCAGAAGGACCAGGCGGCGGCCGCGGCGGCCGCCGCCGCGGCGGCCAAGGCCGAGGCCGAGGCCAAGGAGAAGGCCGCCAAGGAGGAACTGGCCACGAAGGAGGCCGAGGCCAAGGCCGAGCAGGAGCGGAAGGAGAAGGAGGCCAAGGAGGAGCAGGCCCGCCGCGACCGGGAGGCCAAGGAGGAACAGGCCCGGCGCGACCAGGAGCAGGACAAGAAGGAGAAGGAGCAGGAGGCCAAGCAGGAGGAGAAGGAGAAGGAGCAGGAGGCGAAGCAGGCCGAGCAGGAGCGGAAGCAGGAGGAGAAGGAGAAGGAGCAGGAGGCCAAGCAGGCCGAACAGGAACGGAAGCAGGAGGAGAAACAGGCCGAGCAGGAGAAGAAGCAGGAGGAGGCGCAGGCGCGTCAGGAGCAGATGCAGCTCCTCCAGATGAATCAGGCGAAGGCGGAGCAGGAGAAGGCGAAGAAGGAACAGGAGGCCAAGGAGAAGGAGCAGGAGGCCAAGCAGGCCGAGCTCCAGGCGAAGCAGGAGGCCAAGCAGGAGGCGAAGGAGAAGGAACAGAAGGCGGAGCAGGAGCAGCTCAGGAACGAACAGGAACAGAAGCAGGCCGAGCAGGAGAAGAAGCAGGAGGAGGCGCAGGCCGAACAGGAGGCGAAGCAGGAGGCCAAGGAGAAGGAGCAGGAGCAGAAGCAGGCCGAGCAGGAGAAGAAGCAGGACCAGCTCAGGAGTGAGCAGGAGGCCAAGCAGGCCGAGCAGGAGGCCAAGCAGGAGGCCAAGCAGGCCGAACTGGAGGCGGAGCAGGACGCCAGGCAGAAGGAACAGGACGAGGAGCGGAAGCAGGCCGAGGCCGAGTACCGGCGCGCGTCGCAGGGCATGCTCAACGGCGGCGACCCGTCGACCCGCCCCCCTGGTTCCCTGTTCCCGTCCGATCTGTCGCCTTCGGCCATCAACGGCCCCGTGTACCAGGGCGACGGACTGCTCAACCCGGACGCCGGCACCTCCCACCTGGACCCGCGCGGCCGGATCGTCACCGACTTCCCCGACGGCAGCCGCACGACCATCGACCCCGACACGCACACGGCGACCCTCACCCGCCCCGACGGCACCTCCGTCACCGGCCCGCTCAACTCCGGTGACACCCTGCCCAACCCCGACGGCAGCGTCTCCCACCTCGACGACCAGGGCCGCCTGGTCAGGGAGTTCCCCGACGGCAGCACCACGACCGTCGACCCCCGTACGGGCATCAGCACCACCACCCACCCGGACGGCACGACCAGTTCGGGCTACCTCAACGACCCCGGCGGCAGCGGCGCGGGCCCCGGCCCGTACGGCTCGTCCTCGCAGGGGACACCCCAGTACGGCTCGCACACGTACGAGGAGGAGCTGTACGACGACCTCCCGTACGAGTCGCCGCACGACACCGCGCTCGCGGGAGCGGCCGGTGACCTCGCCGGCGCGCCCATGAACGGGACCCCCCTGAACACCGGGTCGCTCCCGGGCGGCAGCGGCGGCGCCGGGGCGGGCGGGATGCCGATGGGCGGCATGCCCATGGGCGGGATGGGCGGCGCGGGCGGCGGCGGACAACAGGGACAGTCGACCTCCGAACGGGTCCGCAACGTGATCGACGGCGGGCAGGTCGTCAGCAACCGCGGCGCCCGCACCGCCACGAGCGGCGCGGCCGGCCGGCTCTACGACGACCGCGAGATCACGGTCCCCAGGAACGGCCCCACCACCGGCGGCACGCCCTTCCCCATGGGCGGCGGCGGAAGCGGCCAGGGCCAGACACAGACGCAGAGCGGCGACCGCGCCCGGGACGCCTGGGTGCAGGAGGAGGAAGACGTGTGGGGGACCGACGAGGGCGGGGCACCGGCGGTGATCGGCCGGTGA
- a CDS encoding type VII secretion system-associated protein: MANSAPVNLDKAWLENFLTHDVRPFAEQIRKIMADDPDTDVPALANLLSEGEHGPAVLPGALLPLTLGGMQKDADTNGSHLDTAVTKMINDIKTIFEEQKTLFESIDENLATSIEKLFATQSESLDKIDGEKLLDIFGDIDEALGGGGEDD; encoded by the coding sequence ATGGCGAACAGCGCTCCCGTGAACCTGGACAAGGCGTGGCTGGAGAACTTTCTCACCCACGACGTCCGGCCCTTCGCGGAACAGATCAGGAAGATCATGGCGGACGACCCGGACACGGACGTCCCCGCCCTGGCCAACCTGCTGAGCGAGGGTGAGCACGGGCCCGCTGTTCTGCCGGGTGCGCTGCTGCCGCTGACCCTGGGCGGGATGCAGAAGGACGCCGACACCAACGGGTCGCACCTCGACACGGCCGTCACCAAGATGATCAACGACATCAAGACGATCTTCGAGGAGCAGAAGACCCTCTTCGAGAGCATCGACGAGAACCTCGCGACCAGCATCGAGAAGCTCTTCGCCACCCAGTCCGAGAGCCTCGACAAGATCGACGGCGAGAAGCTCCTCGACATCTTCGGGGACATCGACGAGGCCCTCGGCGGCGGCGGGGAGGACGACTGA
- a CDS encoding WXG100 family type VII secretion target — translation MSDFTDGYIYVDYSHTQNAADDMVQQTKAIASILANLDAELDALKATWEGEDREVYTQKQVAWNAAVDSMKALLASHSTLLTEVSEGYKYSERSLTQLWEGVRVGR, via the coding sequence ATGAGCGACTTCACCGACGGATACATCTACGTCGACTACTCCCACACGCAGAACGCCGCGGACGACATGGTCCAGCAGACCAAGGCCATCGCGAGCATCCTCGCCAACCTCGACGCCGAACTCGATGCGCTGAAGGCGACCTGGGAGGGTGAGGACCGGGAGGTCTACACCCAGAAGCAGGTGGCCTGGAACGCGGCCGTCGACTCCATGAAGGCCCTGCTCGCCAGCCACTCGACGCTGCTCACCGAGGTGTCCGAGGGCTACAAGTACAGCGAGAGGTCCCTGACCCAGCTGTGGGAGGGCGTCCGCGTCGGACGCTGA
- the eccB gene encoding type VII secretion protein EccB codes for MQSKRDQVQAHMFVMGRLTSGMLRGDPDAPESPQGRTNRGVAMGIVIAVLLSAGAFVFGLLKPGTKDSWQEAGTLVVSKDTGSRYLYLDGRLRPVRNYASARLLAGAGMKTTMVGAASLDGTPHGAPVGITGAPDALPSGGGLDTGPWQVCSGSAGGAPSTTLAVGTATEGAGLGSAQGLLVTGPDRADYLVWRGSKLRLDTAGGAPRALGYGEARRVPVSAAFLNSLPSGPDLSPPDVPDRGAAGPGLSGRKTRIGEVFRITVPGAADRYYLLRREGLDPLTATGAALVLGDPDTRKKVYAGAAATAAPLGTDALAGRQAPPSAEPASGAGLPEAPPRAVAVEPGQTACVRVQAGTAGTRVGVALVRQATLGPAAQAPPEGLTPACAAVGRIVVRPGGGALVHALGAGGGEVGGTVYLVTDTGMKYRMSGRALTALGYTQAQAQGLPSPLLAMLPTGPDLSPEAAAAGRSVGTAPPCATARVAVR; via the coding sequence GTGCAGTCCAAACGCGATCAGGTCCAGGCGCACATGTTCGTCATGGGACGGCTGACGTCCGGCATGCTCCGCGGCGACCCGGACGCCCCGGAGAGCCCGCAGGGCAGGACCAACCGGGGCGTGGCGATGGGCATCGTGATCGCCGTCCTGCTGTCGGCGGGCGCGTTCGTCTTCGGCCTGCTCAAACCCGGCACCAAGGACTCCTGGCAGGAGGCGGGCACCCTCGTCGTCAGCAAGGACACCGGCTCCCGCTACCTCTACCTGGACGGCAGACTGCGCCCCGTACGCAACTACGCCTCCGCGCGGCTGCTCGCCGGCGCCGGCATGAAGACCACCATGGTCGGGGCCGCCTCGCTGGACGGAACCCCGCACGGCGCGCCCGTCGGCATCACCGGGGCCCCCGACGCCCTGCCGTCCGGCGGCGGCCTCGACACCGGCCCCTGGCAGGTGTGTTCGGGCTCGGCCGGCGGCGCCCCCTCCACCACCCTCGCGGTCGGCACCGCCACCGAGGGGGCCGGACTCGGCTCCGCCCAGGGGCTGTTGGTGACCGGCCCCGACCGGGCCGACTACCTCGTCTGGCGGGGGAGCAAGCTGCGCCTCGACACGGCGGGCGGCGCCCCGAGGGCCCTCGGGTACGGCGAGGCGCGGCGCGTCCCGGTGTCGGCCGCGTTCCTCAACTCCCTGCCCTCCGGGCCCGATCTGAGCCCGCCCGACGTGCCGGACCGGGGCGCCGCGGGCCCGGGCCTGAGCGGCCGGAAGACCAGGATCGGCGAGGTCTTCCGGATCACCGTCCCGGGCGCCGCGGACCGCTACTACCTGCTGCGGCGCGAGGGCCTGGACCCGCTCACGGCGACCGGCGCCGCGCTCGTGCTCGGCGATCCCGACACCAGGAAGAAGGTGTACGCGGGCGCCGCCGCCACGGCGGCCCCGCTGGGCACCGACGCGCTGGCGGGCCGTCAGGCGCCCCCCTCGGCGGAACCGGCGAGCGGTGCCGGGCTCCCCGAGGCGCCGCCCCGGGCGGTCGCCGTGGAACCCGGGCAGACCGCCTGCGTACGGGTCCAGGCGGGCACGGCCGGCACCCGGGTGGGCGTGGCCCTCGTACGGCAGGCGACCCTCGGGCCGGCCGCGCAGGCGCCGCCCGAAGGCCTGACCCCGGCGTGCGCGGCGGTCGGCAGGATCGTCGTGCGGCCCGGTGGCGGGGCCCTGGTCCACGCGCTCGGGGCCGGCGGCGGTGAGGTGGGCGGCACGGTCTACCTGGTGACGGACACCGGGATGAAGTACCGGATGTCGGGGCGGGCGCTGACCGCCCTCGGCTACACCCAGGCGCAGGCCCAGGGCCTGCCGTCGCCGCTGCTCGCCATGCTGCCCACGGGCCCCGATCTCAGCCCCGAGGCGGCGGCGGCCGGCCGCAGTGTCGGCACGGCGCCGCCGTGCGCGACGGCCCGGGTGGCCGTCCGGTGA
- the eccD gene encoding type VII secretion integral membrane protein EccD, whose amino-acid sequence MSDNQVAGLCRLTVRAPARSIDLAVPADVPVADLLPAILGYAGDGLEESGIEHGGWVLQRLGGAPLDEERTLESFDLRDGETVYLRPRTESLPEVHLDDLVDGISTTMLGRPYGWSPEAGRRLLRGLAVALLLTGLLVLVLPGGSAAPRALCAAGAGLLLLAGAAAASRAVGDAGAAAALGAMVAPYLALAGWLLTGGDLGGPHPYEVLGPRLVAASAAAAGGAVLALAVVASFAALFLCLAVVSVFGALAGVLMITADLPPEHTAGIVALAAVVLGAFVPSLSFRMSGLRMPPLPTNAQQLQEGIEPHATAAVAARAVVADGWMTSLYGAVGLVCAGSLTLLVHRTDLPEVVMAIALVVLLALHARGLGHVWQRLSLVLPAVWGTLLLVFTGAQGDTPSGRLLTVAGLLAATALVAILSWTVPGRRLVPYWGRAAELLHSTAAISLLPLALWVLGVYGALRGMNA is encoded by the coding sequence ATGAGTGACAACCAGGTGGCCGGTCTGTGCCGCCTGACCGTGCGCGCCCCCGCCCGCAGCATCGACCTGGCCGTGCCGGCCGACGTGCCGGTGGCCGACCTGCTGCCCGCGATCCTCGGCTACGCCGGCGACGGCCTGGAGGAATCCGGCATCGAGCACGGCGGCTGGGTGCTCCAGCGCCTCGGCGGCGCGCCCCTGGACGAGGAGCGGACCCTCGAATCGTTCGACCTGCGCGACGGGGAGACCGTCTACCTCAGACCGCGCACCGAGTCGCTCCCCGAGGTGCACCTCGACGACCTGGTGGACGGCATCTCCACCACCATGCTCGGCCGCCCGTACGGCTGGAGCCCCGAGGCCGGGCGGCGCCTGCTGCGCGGCCTCGCCGTGGCCCTGCTCCTCACCGGCCTGCTCGTCCTCGTCCTGCCGGGCGGCTCCGCGGCCCCCCGGGCCCTGTGCGCCGCCGGGGCCGGGCTGCTGCTGCTCGCCGGGGCCGCCGCGGCCAGCCGCGCCGTCGGTGACGCCGGCGCCGCCGCCGCGCTGGGCGCCATGGTCGCCCCCTACCTGGCGCTGGCGGGCTGGCTCCTCACCGGGGGAGACCTGGGCGGACCCCATCCGTACGAGGTGCTGGGCCCCCGGCTCGTCGCGGCCTCCGCCGCCGCGGCCGGCGGCGCCGTCCTCGCCCTCGCGGTGGTGGCCTCGTTCGCCGCGCTGTTCCTCTGCCTCGCGGTGGTCTCCGTCTTCGGCGCGCTGGCCGGGGTCCTCATGATCACGGCCGACCTGCCGCCGGAACACACCGCGGGCATCGTCGCGCTGGCCGCCGTGGTCCTCGGCGCGTTCGTCCCCAGCCTGTCCTTCCGGATGTCGGGGCTGCGGATGCCGCCCCTGCCCACCAACGCCCAGCAGCTCCAGGAAGGCATCGAACCGCACGCCACCGCCGCCGTCGCGGCGCGCGCCGTCGTCGCCGACGGCTGGATGACCTCGCTGTACGGGGCGGTCGGGCTGGTCTGCGCCGGCAGCCTCACGCTGCTCGTCCACCGTACGGACCTGCCCGAAGTCGTCATGGCGATCGCGCTCGTGGTGCTGCTGGCCCTGCACGCCCGAGGCCTCGGCCATGTGTGGCAGCGGCTCTCGCTGGTCCTGCCGGCCGTCTGGGGCACCCTCCTGCTGGTCTTCACCGGCGCGCAGGGCGACACCCCGTCGGGCCGGCTGCTGACGGTCGCCGGGCTGCTCGCCGCCACGGCCCTCGTCGCCATCCTGTCCTGGACGGTGCCGGGCCGCCGCCTCGTCCCGTACTGGGGCCGGGCCGCCGAACTGCTGCACTCCACGGCGGCGATCAGCCTGCTGCCACTGGCGCTGTGGGTGCTCGGTGTGTACGGCGCGCTGCGCGGCATGAACGCCTGA